CGAGCTCAACAGCGACAACGCAAGCTTACCTCGTCGTCAGTAGATCCTGGAGCATATCCCATCTCAGCTCGTTGGCCTTCATGGAGTCTATCAAGTGTAACAGTGGTCAGTACGGCATTCTGAGCGACAGGTCCAGAATTAAGACGAGGTTTCctgctcctcttcctcctagACGTCTCGAATTCCATCCCGGCACTCTTAACCTCCTGATGGAAGGTCTTCCACATCTCCATCTTTGAGCAATATTCATGAGCCAAAGCCAGTCTGAGGTAACGATGATGAGTGACTTGAAGGTTTAGAGGAAACGACGACGAGACTTACTTTGACCGCTCAGGGTTGAACATAGGATGTCTACGAACGAATGGAGTAGTCCATTGTATACCTGAAACGGGAAGGTTAGAGAAATAAGAGGGTATAATAGGGCTGGTAGGCGCAGACATGGTTCAAATGTAGAACAGATGATGGGGGTAGACAGTTAAGCCTGGAGAAAATAGGGTGTAGCTTGTACACAGGTTATATACGCCCAGGAGCTGCCAAATCACGCGCAAATACTGACACGCCCCTAACAAAGCATCTTCCAGCAGAGGGAATCGCAAAGAAAAACGGTGGAAGAGACGCGACGATTGTTGAAGGTGTAGTAGGATGGAAGTAGGATGGATGGAACAAGAGTTCACGGATGTAAGCGGCCAGAGATCAAAATTTGATCGCTCCTGACCCATATGGAATGCATCGCCAAGAAATCGAGCGTAGTATTGTTACCGCAGTCTGACTGTCACTACAAGCCAGGCCTACCTTCTTTTCCAACAGCTGAGCTCTGAACTCACTGTATGAAACTCGTCTCAATCAGAGAGAAAAACAAAGAACAGTTTTCGTGCATGCACCTACGTTCAAATTACATACATCGTACTTTGTTCTTAGAACAATCAAGACGGTAATCCTCCATACCCTTCCCCATGATCCAGCCAATCCAAAGCCTGTTTTGCAAGGTCCAACACCACCTTATCTGCGTCCGAAGAATGAGAATATGAATGTAAATGCACCGGTGTCGCCGGTGAAGTCGAGGGAACCGAAGAGTGAGAATGTCCGAGACTTCCTCTGTGATGAACTCCAATGCCGACCCCAACAACGCCTCCTTGACTTTCACATATCCTCTTCAATGTGCCCACCACGCCGGCATCGATCATCTCTTGTCGACATTTTACACTACTGATCACGATCGGTACTCCAACTTCGCCTATAGAACCTACGACCCCAGCACAACCTTTAGCCAGAGCTAGGACAACACCTATAGCCGGCTTCCTCGCATCTCGACCTTCAAAACCCCGACCGCTCTCTGCTATTACGTCCCTGACGGCTCTGAGTATCGGAGGATGGTTCAGAATCAATGCTTGTTGGAGAGGAGAACCGTTAGCTAGATTAGCCAGTGTGTATGTGGCTTGGAGAGTAACTTCGGGGAGGGAAGTAGGAGGTGCCGATAGAATTCGTGTCAGAATTGCAACGATGGGATGCGGCTGCGGTTGCGATGAGGTAGCGTGAGTCGAATCAGAGAGTTCTGGAGACAATAGTGAAGGGAAGGGCATCCTAGACGGAGAAACGGATGTTGAAATAGGTATCGATAGACCGGTCGTTTTCGTTGAATCAAAAGAGATGTCCGCAAGATCGAGTTTTCCAAACTCTTCAAATATCATGTCTATTCCATTTTCGTCTTCCGAAAGATTCCTGACAATATTGATGGCCTGTTCTTGGACAGCAGCGGTGTCTTGTTGCGCCTTCCTTGTCTGATCCTCAGCCTCAGCCTCAGCCTCGGTCTCTGTATCATCACTGAACTCCTCCGAGCGCAGGTTGACATCAACATCCATAGAGCCCATAATGCCCCCGCTGACACTCTCCCGTCTAGTCTTCCCTCTCGCCGattttcgtcgtcgtcctctATGTTGTCCGTGACTTTCAAGTTTTCCGCTAGCCATTAGTTGAGCCAAACTTTTCCACCCAGGTAATAGGACGAAGACTCGTGTCTACCAAGCCCTTGCGACATTTTTCCCTCATCTCCACTACCCGGACGACGTGTTTCGACGCCTCGGATGAACTCGACTACTCTTTACCCCAATCTCGACGGAGATCGACCCAAGTGAGGTGTTCAGGGTTGATGGGGCAAGCTTGCCTTGATGATGAGAAGGAGAGCTCTGTCGCTGCTCAGAAGATGCCATCAAAGTCAAGAATAAGAGGTGGCGCCTGCTGGAGTATTACGCCACTTCGATTCTGAACTTTTCGCGCCAAGTCGAGCCTAGTGCATTAAGTTGGGTATATAATTCCTATAGAGTTGCAATACTGGTAAGTTCACGATCACTCCCTCTGTGATTGGGCTCTTACACTTTCTATCCTCGCATACTTGGTGTCTACAATGTTTGATTGGCAGCAAGATGCGGGTAACCAGGGAACCCGGGAATGTAATATGGAACGACGTCAACGCAGAACGTCAACAGAAGTAAATCATAGTGAGTGGTAATGTCTGTATTGTTATCACTTCTCATCATTGTGTTCCGTTACCAAGTCATGGCTCACGTCAACTCGCGATATCGTCTACACCCATACAGAGCCCTGCTTATTCGAGAGTAATACGTCCATCGCACAGGTTGGATACCATGATCTTCGTTCCGAGTCCCGTACCGCGGTATGAAGCTGTCCATAAAAGAGAAGCTGACCACATAAGAGCATAAGGAAAACACAACCCCCTTGAAGGGAAAGGTCGGATTGACATCTGTCACCGACGCCGACTTATTCCTTGCATCCCATGGCATCATCAGCGCTAGCGCTCCCATAGATCACACGGCCATGGATGGGGACCGCCGGTACTACCGAGCCAAGAAGGTGCCACGACGTCGAGCTGCGGATATCCTTACCTGAACAGCGGGGAGTTATCCTAAAACAAGACTTGCGAGGTTGCTCACGGCGGTTTATTTCCGCATCAACGAAAATCATCATTACTATCACCGGTGGCAAGCTCGACTCCCAAGCGCTGGCAGTCGGACGCGGGTTGATGAGGCTTTGTTCGAGCAAATTCAAACTTCCGCATTTTCTTGGGTTTGGTATGTTCGACCTCAATGGCCATTGGACCGGAATTCCTTATATCGATGGAAGATCAACCTTGTTTGTCACCGAAGAGAGTCGAGACCGATATACTTTGTGAAAGTCGTGTCAGCGTGCAAGGCCACTTGCAGGATGAAGGATGGTGTGTTCTATTATGTCCGCTCCGTGTGACATCCTTCTGACCAGACGAAAATTCTTCCCGACGAACGTTCTCCTTTGCGAGATACTTTACTGGCTGGCTCAAGACTTTGCCAACCTCACCTGAAACACGAACTGCTGCGACGAGCTTTCTGCTTATGTGTGCGACGGTTTCTTCCATGCATTCTTTCGATTGTGACTTCTCGAGGCACGTCCGAACTAAGTACGCTCGATTAGACCAGGGTGCATTAGTTCTCGATAAACCATTGacaaaattcaaattcaaaccgAGGTCTACCGTGAACTCGTGAAGTAAAAAACAGGTTTTGTAGAACCCGTGTATGTACACTATATGCAATACCTTTCAATGCAATAGCTGGGGAGGAGTTCCGTCGGTTCGTAGACCCCACCACGGCCGACCACTGGTACTAGTGAGGAGCTTTGCGAGATTGATCTTTCTCGGCCACGCTTGATTGGTTGATGATAGTTATACATATATGTAGTACGGGAACGCGGGAACTCGTCGACAACAATGTACAGTACGTTTTCTCGTAATAAATCTCCTGGCGATGGCTCGTAAGCTGCAGAGAACGTACAGAATATCCAGGCGAGATGGAAGTCGAACACTGGTAGCGGCATCGGATATGGTTGGTCATCCATCCTGTCCAACGCGCTCATGCTCTCCGTTTTCCTCGCCAACCACACAGAAAAGGATAGACTGTTCACTCGTCTCATCACTGTTTACTTCATATCTAGTGTCATGAAACACACACCAGAATCACCCGGTTCCTTCCGCTTTTTCAATCCATCGGCGCACGACACATGCTTTATGGAGGGAAAATGGAGGGATTAAAGCCAGTGCTCGGTGCTGAATACAATCGAATGATTTGATCTTTGTCCTGCCATCGGCGACGGACAGGCCTGGGGTCGAATCCTTCCGAAATTCCCAGCCCCAGAATAAAAATAGCGAGGTTGGTGACATATATAAACACACGGCCGTCCACTGATGTTGCCCCGGTTTCCAATCCCTCTCATTCTCCCTATATCACTTCTCGGGTTCTCACTGTCACTTGAGAATTCTTCCTCCCTTCAACACGGTTACTTTTATAGGCGGCAGCCTTTTGTTACTCGATTGAACTATGGCGTCCAACCCCGAGAAGGAACCCGGTCCCTCTGAAACACCACCAGCTAGCAATGGCAATGGTAATGGCACTGATGAGCcagaaagaaggaagagagagtACAGGGATTTTGAACACGAAAATGAGGGGCCTTCTCATGCCAAAGTCGACATGTCCACTGTTCGTTTCTCAATATGACCTTTTTTTTCACTTTGTTCGTCATTGACCCGCCTGTAGATTCAACTTCGCGCTGAGGACCTGTACGACAAAGAAAAGGTCGActtggagactattgtcGTAGAAGACGTTTTCAAGCTGTTGCAATGCGATGAAAACGGTCTAACCAAGGATGAAGCAGCACATCGTCTTGAGCTCTTTGGACCCAACAAGCTCGAATCTGAGGAACAGAATCCTTTCTTACAGGTTCGTCACTGGTAAAAAAAAATTCTTGGCATCGACACTCAAGTAGTTTACTTCTCGAACAGTTCCTGGGATTCATGTGGAATCCTCTTTCATGGGTCATGGAAGCAGCTTCTCTTGTTGCTATTGTTCTTTCAAACGGTGAACACAGAGCTCCCGATTGGCCTGATTTCGTCGGAAtcatccttcttctcttcgttAACTCCGCTATTGGTTTCTACGAGGAACATAACGCCGGTAATGCCGTCAAAGCCCTCATGGACTCTCTTGCTCCCAAGGCCAAGGTCAAGCGTGACGGCCAGTGGTCCGAGATCGAGTCTGCGGAGTTAGTCCCCGGTGACATGGTTTCATTCAAGATTGGTGACATCGTTCCTGCCGATTGTCGACTTACCGAGGCAATCAACGTTTCCATTGATCAAGCTGCCCTTACTGGTGAATCTCTCCCTCAGGCCAAGAAAACCGGGGACGAATGTTTCTCGTGAGTTTCCGATGTTTCCAGCTCATCAACGGATTTCACATCTAACAAATCTTCCAGTGGCTCCACTTGCAAACAAGGTGAAGCTGAAGGTGTCGTTATTTCCACTGGTGCCAATACCTTCTTCGGTCGTGCCGCCTCTCTCGTCGGTCAGGATGACGACACTACCGGTCACTTGCAGAAGATTCTAGCTCAGATTGGATCTTTCTGTTTGATCGCTATCGGTCTCTTCATCGTGCTCGAAATCGTCATCCTCTACCCCAAATTCCACTACACCTACCGTCGAGGCTTGGACAACATCCTTGTCATTTTGATCGGTGGTATCCCTATTGCCATGCCCACCGTCCTCTCCGTCACACTTGCCGTTGGTGCTCAGCAGCTCGCGAAGCACAAAGCAATCGTTACTAGGATCACGGCTATCGAAGAGTTGGCAGGTGTCACTATCTTGTGTTCTGACAAAACCGGTACACTCACTACGAACAAACTCACCATCGACAAAGCCACTATCAAGACCTATGGTCCTTTCTCTGCGGACGATGTCATGCTCCTCGCTGCCTACGCTTCCCGTACAGAGAACCAGGACGCTATCGATGCTTCTGTCGTTTCTGCCATCGGAGACACCTCGAGGGCTCGTGCTGGGATCAAATTGGTTGATTTCAAGCCTTTCAACCCGGTTGATAAGCGTACAGAGATTACCTATCGTGAGGAATCGACTGGAAAACTTAAACGTGTCACCAAGGGTATGACGGGTATCATCATCGAGCTCTGCAAACGGAACAAGACGGATGATTTGGAGAACCGCCTAGAAGCTGATGTAGAAGAGTATGCATCGAGAGGATTGAGAGCACTCGCTGTCGCGTATGAGGAACTCGAAGGTGATGATCACGAGGCTGAGGGTAACGGATTCGAACTTATTGGATTATTGGCCATCTTTGATCCTCCTCGCGAGGATACAAAGAAGACCATCGACGATGCCATCGCCCTCGgtgtcaaagtcaaaatgGTTACCGGTGACCAGCTTGCCATCGCAAAGGAGACTGGCCGCCGTCTTGGTCTTGGTGATCACATGTACCCGGCCAAGGTTCTTAAAGACGGACCTGCACCTGGCAGTAAACACGCTTCTTTGGATGAGATGATTCTTGATGCTGATGGATTTGCGGGTGTGTTCCCTGAACACAAGTATGAGATCGTGAAGAGGTTACAGGGTCTTGGACATCTCTGCGCCATGACGGGTGATGGTGCCAATGACGCGCCTGCCTTGTCTCGTGCCAACGTCGGTATTGCTGTGGAAGGTGCTACAGATGCCGCTCGTGGTGCAGCTGATATTGTGTTGACGGAACCAGGTCTTTCAACAATCGTTCATGCTATTCGTGGGTCCCGAATCATTTTCCAGCGAATGAGGAACTACTCGATTTACGCGTGTGCGGTTACGATTCGTATCGTCGTCTGCTTCGCTTTGCTTACGTTCGCGTACAACTTTGACTTCCCGCCTTTCATGATTCTGATTATCGCGTTGTTGAATGATGGGACGATCATGACACTTTCGGTGGACAGGGTGTTACCATCGAATACACCAGATAGTTGGGATCTTGCAGAGATCTTTGCGTATGCGGTTGCCTATGGAATCTACTTGACGATGTCTACGTGAGTTTTTCCTTACGTGTTTCCCTCCTTCGAAAACTAACTTGTCCCGCTTCCTTTTCACAGCATCGCTCTCGTTATCATCATCATGGAAACTACCTTCTTCCAAGACAAGTTTGGCGTCTCCCTCGAAACTCCCTTCCCTATCAATCCCAACGACCCACAGTTACATATGATTATCTACCTCCAAGTCGCTATCATCTCCCAAGCTCTCATCTTCGTCACCCGTTCACACGGATTCTTCTTTATGGAGAGACCATCGCTTGCTTTGATGTTGGCGTTCTGTGTCGCACAGTTAATCTCAAGTATCATCGCTGCCTACGGAGACTGGGGATTCACAAAAGTTAGAGGTATCTCTGGAGGATGGATCGGTATCGTTTGGGTTTGGGTATGTTACCACTTTTTTCTTCCTGCATTCATAATATCAATCTGATGGCTCTCTTAGAACATTATTTGGTTCTGGCCACTCGATTGGATCAAGTTTGCCATGAAAGCGACTATCATCAAGTACCTTCGCAACCGTCATGAAAGAGCAGTTCGTTCCACTCCTAAGAATGAAGATGGCGTCCCGATTACGAGAACTCAATCACGTGTTGCGTCGATTCACGAGTCTTTGTATTCGAATCGTGTTGGCTTCCTCAGGAGGGCGGCTAGGAGAGTTGGTCTTGGAGGACGGGTATCTATTAAGCCAGAAGAGTTGACGAGGTTCAGCAGTCACCAAGCTCACAACGTTTCGCAGACTTTGGCGAGGCACCCGAGCAGAGGGAGTAGAACTTAAAATGACATGAGGGTGGGGTGATGCATTTGGAAAGGAAGGGGGTGGGGGTGTTGGGGTGTAGAatcggaggaggagaaggcggAGAAAAAAACGGATTAATGATAATTTAGATGTTTTGCTTTCGAGATGCTTCATATACATAAATATTGTCTTTTTTCTTGTGATGTCCCGCTACGTTTTTCTTGTTGTATACGAATCATTAGCTGCACTTAATGACATCCGTCTGATAACTTATACGTATGGCGGATATGACGCCTTTTGCATAATACGGATCTGACAGAGTTGGAGTTCTTGAATCTGATGCCGTCCAAGGTCATTTGTAAGTCCCGCCCTTGAGGAGGTGAAGTGCAAATAACCGTGAAAACCGCCTGTGCGCGCCCGACACCCGACCCCGGAGGACTTGCCACTAAGTTCAGTGAGCGAAACTGAACAGGGTAAACCAACTGATCCTACAGATCATTCCTTCGGGGTAGACCGTTCGTAGCTCCAACGAAATCGTCGTCTTTATATCTTGATTTACGGGAATGTACAATAACTTAGGACGGACCGTAGATAACTGTATCGTGATAACAACAAAGAGATCAGTATCAGTGGTCGCCATACCAGCAACTGGAACTCACCAGAATCTGGGCGAGGTTGAACAAGTTGATTCACGAAGAGGATGATCACTGTGGTGATATGCATGGTTTTGAGCTATATTGTTGATATTGTCCGACAAAAGTTCTTCAACGAGACAGTGCCTTATCATCCGGATTCCGACTCTGATGGCAGTCTATAACGCGATAATATGAAATGACAAGAACCCCAATTAATCCGCGCTGGCCGGTGTCCAGACATCTACCAACACCACATTAGATCGAATGTAAAACGGGAAGCTGGGAATACATCTCGCACGAACATGTAGTTTGGGCAAAGACGATCAAAAATAACAGTGTGTAAGAGATCGAAGAGTGCTTGAAGAAACCAAGAGTAAACATGCATAATAATCGAAACATTGACCCAGTTTCTCCCGTCCCGATTCTCCAGCATATGAAATCCGTTCTCCCGTCGTCGTGTATGGGTTGTAAGTTAACCTCTTCTAAGGACCAGGTGTCGGTAACAGGAAAGGCAGTATTAGGCGCCCCCACAAACACAAATTCTATTATTCGTTAACAACCTTCTCCACCCGTGCACCATGTCGAAGAAAGCACCAGATCCTGAGAAACAATCCTTACCGACAGCTCAACCAGTACAATCCAGCAACTTCAAGCGGCGCATCGTTTCCTTTATCTGTCTTTCCACTACATTATATGGATTATACTCCCTCACCCACATCTGGAGCCGAGTCGCGACGGTTCATAGGGATGTACTACATGTCAAACCACCTCCATTAGACGTGCATGAAAGAGAGAAACTCTTCCTGTAAGCCGTACTAGCCATGCTAAAGCCCTCTCAATGATCGTCAATTCAGTTCTTTTCAGCTCGGTTCCAAACGGTAAAAGTGCTCATGCTGCCGCAAAGACCTTTGCCAGTCATCCACACGTTGCAGGCTCACCCCAAGATTACGAAGACGCGCAAAAGATGCTTTCCTTCTTCCAAACCGAACTAGGCATCAAACCACCCCGAAAGCCACCCATCTTCCCCGCAGGAACCCCAAAGTCCCGCGCAGCTACCATCGGGCTCACTGAACTACTGCGCCCTCATGGACCCACCGCATGGATCGATGTCTATTACCCGATTCTCGACGCACCGCTTGGCAGGAGCCTGGAACTACTGGATACCAAAGGAAACTCGATGTGGAGCGCCGATCTGAACGAGGATGGTGATCCATTAGACGAAGACGCACACGCCTATCGGGATTTCGTACCTGCCTGGCACGGATTCAGTAGCCACGGAGAAGCTGAAGGCCAGGTGAGTGCGCCCCCAAATTCTTACATACCTTCAGTTTTTGTTTCATGCATTTGTCTCCAGATTATATACGCGAATTACGGAACCAAAGAGGCAAGCATCACCATAACTTTCTTTTCGAATGAGACTTCACCAGCACACCACTTCAGGATTACGATGAACTCGTCGAAGCAGGTACCAACCTCACTGGCAAAATCGTTTTAGTACGTTACGGTGACACAGCCCGTGGACTCAAGGTTTCGTTTCCCTGCTGTAAATTTCAGTGAGCGTCGTCGTAACCCAAACGATTTCCAGGTTAAAGGTGCAGAAGAACTAGGCGCAGCCGGTGTTCTCATCTATTCCGACATCCGCGATGACGGCTACGTCACCGTCGAAAACGGGTACGAGCCTTACCCACGAGGACCAGCTCGAAACCCTACTTCCATTCAACGTGGAAGCGTCCTGTATTTCACAAAACACCCCGGAGATCCAACCACACCAGGGTACCCCGCTTATGAACGCGCCGAACGACAGGAGCCTGTGAACCTCGTGAAGATTCCCAGTCTTCCGATTTCGTGGCATAATGCTCAACGAATTTTGGAGGAGGTCGGGGAAATATATACACAGGATTCTGACATTAGAAAGAAGAAGCTAAGTGGGAAGAGTTCGATCTCGAAAGTTAGAATGGTCAACCATGGTATGCAGCCTTCATTCTCAGCTTtcgtttgtttgtttttttctgACGGAAGCATGAACAGTTGACTATAACATCACTCCCATATGGAATACGATGGCGGCTATTCCTGGTCATATTAAGGATGAGGTGGGTATCGTGGGCAATCATCGAGATGGTATGGTTTCTCGAATTAATACCTTCTTTGCAGGCTAATTATCAACCTCCGACTAGCTTGGGTACTAGGCGCTGGTGACCCTATCAGCGGAACCGCATCTCTCCACGAGATCGTACGAGGGTTTGGGGAACTGCTAAGGCAAGGATGGAAACCGCTTCGAACGATCTTGATTGCAAGTTGGGATGCGGAGGAGGTATGTAATAGGCGTAGTCCGTTTAATCCCACTAAACATTCTCACAATTCCACAGCATGGTTTGATCGGTAGCACAGAGTACGGCGAAGACTTCGCCGACTGGCTCTCGGAACACGCGATCACGTACGTGAACGTCGACGTATCTTCCGCAGGCTCGAGATGGACTGCGTTGGGGTCACCTTCGCTTGCTCATCTCATCAAACGAGCGGCCCTAGACATTCCTCATCCAactgaagaagggaaaaccCTTTGGGATGCGCGTGACGATAAGGGGCCCTTCTCTGGTTTGAACGGGACTCAGAGTACGTCGGCGTGGGCTGATCCGGAATACATTCAGGATTATGAGAAAAAggtagaagaggaagctAGTTTGTCGACCGGTGTGGGCCCTTTGGGAAGTGGAAGTGATTTTACAGTGTTTTTGCAGAGGCTTGGTGTGAGTCCGGTCGTTAACCTGACGTTTATCCTTTGTTGTTCGACTTTTTCTCTCCCTCAGATTGCCAGTATGGATCAAAACTTCGCACCAACACCTTACGACGCAGTCTGGCACGATCACTCGATTTATGATACTGTTCGATGGCAGGAGGAATATGCGGATCCGGGATATAACAAACATGTAAGTAGATCCACGGACGACGTCCAGCAGTGTATTCTCATTGAGTCTCCCTAGGTCGCTGTCGCACGACACTTGGGATTGACGGTCATGCGACTCACAGATACAGTCATCATTCCCCTCAACACAACCCAGTACGCGTTTGAGTTGGATGACTATCTGGACAAGTAAAGTACCCCCACCTTGTCTCATCTTTCTCAGCCCTTGACAGCATTTATCTTACAGAGTTGAAGACCTCGCTGCTGACATTTTCGGTGACGGCGAGGACGACGACATCACACCACACCTCTCCCTTCTCCGCGATCAAATTGAACGGCTTCAAGATGCGAGTCTGGAATTGGACGAGGAGAAAGTAGCTGCTGAGGAGAATTTCAGGAAAGCTCTTGATAGATTGCCTTCATTCCCTAGACCAGCAAGTTCCCGCTCCCACTCGCATCGTTGTGGAGGAGTGACTGGGCGTCTTTCGGCTTGGTATCACTCCATTTTTGGTCCCAACGAATCCGAAACTGTTTACGACCACATCGACGACTGGAAGGACTTTTTATCTCTACCCCTCGAGGATGGAGATTCCTTTGCGAGACTTTCCCGGTTACCGTTCCCTAAGAACCCATGGTTGGACTTTCTCAGAGCCGCAAGACGACTAGTTAAAGTGAATAAGAAGGTTTTCGGATTCGAACGAGGATTCCTTCACCCGGATGGGATTAGTAAAGACCGGGAGTGGTACAGGCATTTGGGTGTTGCGCCCGGGAAATGGCTTGGGTACGGTGCTACGACTTTCCCTGCGTTAACGGAGGCGATTACGATCGATAAGAATGCAGATGCTGCGAAGGAGGAGGTGTTGAGGTTGATTGAAGTTTTGGTTGGGTTGACGGCGCAGACGAGGCCCTAAGGGTTGAGTCGAAGAATAAGAATACGGTATATGTATATATGTAGGGTGAATCAGTACACGATAGTCCTTTTTTATTATCATTCTGTGTTTATTGCTGCGTGACTTGAAATTGATTGTGCTTGTTACTTACATGGTGAAGAGAATATCAAATTGTGCCGTGCCCGAATTATACGACTGGCCTTTGTTCCTTGACTTGAGCTCCTTATACCACCTTCCTAGCTAGAATTTCTCTCAGATTTCAAACTGGTGTAGTTTCTACTAGTGCCGCGAAATTTCTTCGATGTAGTTGGAATTAGTCACTGCGGACCGTCAATCGCGAAGAATCGCGACGACCAACAAAAAATCTCACGATACTTTCACTCATCACTCTCGCTTTCCCCTCTTCCGCATCCATGACGGCGGTGACCATAGATACAGTGGAAAGATTAAAAGGCTACAAGAACAAAGTCATCGGAAATCTATCCGTAAAAGCTCAACTCTCACAAGACCCAGGGTTTCTGCAGGCGTACGTCGCTAAACTCATCATCAAAAACGTTTTTGACCCGCAGGCAGACTAGTCAAATGCCTTTCAAATCCTTCCATTGATGTTCAAATTGAAGCAGCACATATTGTCAGCTCTATTTCTCTCGGTTCGGACGACGCTCTTGCCAGTCTTCTCCGTGTCGATGCACTGGGAGCATTGCTCCGAGCGTTAAAGGAAACGACCACGACCCTTACGACCACTCCGCAGCGGAAGTCAATTTCAACTCTCCAGTCAGCGCTCGTTCGTGCTCTCAGATCATTGACAGTTTCGACCGCCGACATCGTTGGACCATCGTTATGGGGTCTACGACCGGATGCGTCGGCAATACGAAATGAAGCTCAAGCTACACTCGACGTTATCTTCCGGGTCAACTCATTGGACATTATACTTCCTTTACTCGCCCAACCGCACATAGACATTGCTGTTTCAATTGCTCAGCTA
This genomic window from Marasmius oreades isolate 03SP1 chromosome 8, whole genome shotgun sequence contains:
- a CDS encoding uncharacterized protein (MEROPS:MER0002104) encodes the protein MSKKAPDPEKQSLPTAQPVQSSNFKRRIVSFICLSTTLYGLYSLTHIWSRVATVHRDVLHVKPPPLDVHEREKLFLSVPNGKSAHAAAKTFASHPHVAGSPQDYEDAQKMLSFFQTELGIKPPRKPPIFPAGTPKSRAATIGLTELLRPHGPTAWIDVYYPILDAPLGRSLELLDTKGNSMWSADLNEDGDPLDEDAHAYRDFVPAWHGFSSHGEAEGQIIYANYGTKEDYDELVEAGTNLTGKIVLVRYGDTARGLKVKGAEELGAAGVLIYSDIRDDGYVTVENGYEPYPRGPARNPTSIQRGSVLYFTKHPGDPTTPGYPAYERAERQEPVNLVKIPSLPISWHNAQRILEEVGEIYTQDSDIRKKKLSGKSSISKVRMVNHVDYNITPIWNTMAAIPGHIKDEVGIVGNHRDAWVLGAGDPISGTASLHEIVRGFGELLRQGWKPLRTILIASWDAEEHGLIGSTEYGEDFADWLSEHAITYVNVDVSSAGSRWTALGSPSLAHLIKRAALDIPHPTEEGKTLWDARDDKGPFSGLNGTQSTSAWADPEYIQDYEKKVEEEASLSTGVGPLGSGSDFTVFLQRLGIASMDQNFAPTPYDAVWHDHSIYDTVRWQEEYADPGYNKHVAVARHLGLTVMRLTDTVIIPLNTTQYAFELDDYLDKVEDLAADIFGDGEDDDITPHLSLLRDQIERLQDASLELDEEKVAAEENFRKALDRLPSFPRPASSRSHSHRCGGVTGRLSAWYHSIFGPNESETVYDHIDDWKDFLSLPLEDGDSFARLSRLPFPKNPWLDFLRAARRLVKVNKKVFGFERGFLHPDGISKDREWYRHLGVAPGKWLGYGATTFPALTEAITIDKNADAAKEEVLRLIEVLVGLTAQTRP